The Triticum aestivum cultivar Chinese Spring chromosome 3A, IWGSC CS RefSeq v2.1, whole genome shotgun sequence genome includes a region encoding these proteins:
- the LOC123056627 gene encoding putative E3 ubiquitin-protein ligase SINA-like 6 yields MGKRQHREKDEGGVSERREVAAAGATNTIDDLENLDNLECLICSEPLRPPIFQCTMRHTICLSCHDKFPDKCFFCSNTTVYNRCLELEHAVESIKLACSNGKHGCTARITYYQKEEHEKDCPHAPCFCPVTGCSFKGPTATLLEHFSREYKWRSTKFIYNEAFGVRIRGDTPGSCILVGEDGHIFMINMEMEPAGIVISVCSIQPHITGSKFKCRLSISCSETGYYQAAEFQMRIINLYDGMPKDFMFLVPKGLLRRAITIVPVTITPE; encoded by the exons ATGGGAAAGCGGCAGCACCGGGAGAAAGATGAGGGCGGCGTCAGCGAGAGGAGGGAGGTCGCGGCGGCAGGCGCCACCAACACCATAGACGACCTCGAGAACCTCGACAACCTTGAGTGCCTCATCTGCTCCGAGCCCCTGCGCCCTCCTATTTTCCAG TGCACCATGCGCCATACCATATGTTTATCTTGCCATGACAAGTTCCCAGACAAGTGTTTCTTCTGCTCCAATACCACAGTCTACAATCGCTGCCTCGAGCTAGAACATGCAGTTGAATCAATCAAACTTGCTTGCTCCAATGGCAAACACGGATGCACTGCGAGGATAACATACTACCAAAAAGAAGAGCATGAGAAAGATTGCCCGCACGCGCCATGCTTCTGCCCCGTAACCGGCTGCAGCTTCAAAGGGCCAACGGCAACGCTCCTCGAGCATTTCTCACGCGAGTACAAGTGGCGTAGCACGAAATTTATATATAACGAGGCGTTTGGGGTCCGCATCCGCGGCGATACTCCTGGTTCATGCATTCTTGTGGGCGAGGATGGGCACATCTTCATGATCAATATGGAAATGGAGCCCGCCGGAATTGTCATCTCAGTTTGCTCCATTCAGCCTCACATTACTGGATCCAAGTTCAAGTGCAGGCTATCAATATCATGCAGTGAAACGGGCTACTATCAGGCTGCCGAGTTCCAAATGAGGATCATTAATCTGTATGATGGGATGCCCAAGGACTTCATGTTCCTTGTGCCCAAGGGGTTGCTTCGACGTGCGATAACTATTGTGCCTGTGACTATCACGCCAGAATAG